From a region of the Babylonia areolata isolate BAREFJ2019XMU chromosome 25, ASM4173473v1, whole genome shotgun sequence genome:
- the LOC143299822 gene encoding glycine receptor subunit alpha-2-like, with protein MNSPGAFLFVCLIVASLASVDAQLNTTAAHRQLLDRLQYPGYDSGVRPYPDGQAVTVEVDVVFVSVGPVNEMDMTWGASFYLRQEWTDERLVLEVGNGNKVKLDRGHVSKLWLPDLFFPNSKEGRKHVLTVPNHLIYVNTSTGRVLYSQRITVVLNCEMDLIKFPHDNQTCYLKMESYSFTTADLSMRWSSSRSATSLLPTANMPDFSIQGFTTMDCTATYAIGTFPCLQATLRMSRQIGFYIFQTYLPSVLTVILSWASFWIDHEAVPARISVGLLTVLTITTQLSGSRAQLPRVPYIKAIDVWMSANLVFVFAAYMEYAAVTVLSRKYKKNLSRSKFAEQQNDKRVCACTCLPTKQVSNPPPSPSFHPVSDSSENATFNAITFEENVVTENTSISAEPTVPDSPAGEASRQTKATRAPSRSQLDSKDTGRRVDKMSRGFFPLAYAIFNIVYWLYYLVVT; from the exons AGCATCAGTGGACGCACAACTGAACACAACAGCAGCACACCGACAGTTACTAGACAGGCTCCAGTATCCTGGGTATGACTCTGGGGTCAGACCCTACCCGG ACGGGCAAGCTGTGACTGTGGAGGTGGATGTGGTGTTCGTTTCAGTGGGTCCTGTCAACGAGATGGACATG ACGTGGGGAGCGTCCTTCTACCTGCGCCAAGAATGGACAGACGAGCGCCTGGTGCTGGAGGTGGGCAACGGGAACAAAGTGAAACTGGACAGGGGGCACGTCAGCAAGCTGTGGCTGCCTGACCTCTTCTTCCCCAACAGCAAGGAGGGCCGCAAGCACGTGCTGACCGTGCCCAACCACCTGATTTACGTCAACACGTCTACCGGCAGAGTTCTGTACAGTCAGAG AATAACGGTGGTGCTGAACTGTGAAATGGATTTAATCAAGTTCCCCCACGACAACCAGACGTGTTATTTGAAAATGGAAAGTT ACAGCTTCACGACAGCAGACCTGTCGATGAGATGGTCGTCCTCCCGATCAGCCACCAGCCTCTTGCCTACAGCCAATATGCCAGACTTCTCTATCCAGGGCTTCACCACCATGGACTGCACTGCTACCTATGCCATAG GCACTTTCCCCTGCCTTCAAGCCACCCTGAGAATGAGCCGGCAGATCGGTTTCTACATCTTCCAGACTTACCTGCCTTCCGTCCTGACCGTCATCCTGTCCTGGGCCTCCTTCTGGATCGACCATGAGGCGGTGCCCGCCCGGATCTCTGTGGGTCTGTTGACAGTGCTGACCATCACCACTCAGCTCTCGGGATCCCGGGCACAGCTGCCCAGGGTGCCCTATATCAAG GCTATAGACGTGTGGATGTCGGCCAACTTGGTGTTCGTGTTCGCTGCCTACATGGAGTACGCTGCGGTCACCGTGCTGTCCAGAAAGTACAAAAAGAACTTGAGCAGAAGCAAGTTTGCCGAACAGCAGAATGACAAG cgtgtgtgtgcctgcacgtgCTTACCAACGAAGCAGGTATCGAatccacctccttccccttctttccaCCCTGTCAGTGACAGTTCAGAAAATGCCACCTTCAACGCCATCACATTCGAAGAAAATGTTGTTACCGAAAACACCTCCATCTCAGCCGAACCCACCGTCCCAGACAGCCCTGCCGGAGAGGCCTCCAGACAAACCAAGGCCACCAGGGCTCCATCCCGGTCACAGCTGGACAGTAAGGACACGGGCCGCAGAGTGGACAAGATGTCCCGGGGGTTCTTTCCTTTGGCCTACGCCATATTCAACATTGTGTACTGGTTGTACTATTTGGTAGTGACTTGA